The region AATCTGATGGTTTTTTTATCACTTTAataaacttgatttttttttgcGTAAGTTTAGTTAATTTTTTTGATATATCTGGGATGGGTCGGGGTGGGTTGagaaaaatctcaaattttaaatGGGACGGGATTCGATTCCCCGCATCCGTCGGGGATGGGGATGATGATGGGACACTGTTAGACACTCAGGGATGAACACAGAGATGGTCAACCCCACCCGCTCCATTTCCATCCCTAGACAAGATTCTAAACACCGTAACTGACACATGGGAATGCTTTAAATACAATATTATTTGGTCACAtgtttttattattgtttttatatTCGTTTGTCTTCTCAAAGTTCGGCTATAAAAGAATGAATAATATACAGGCAATGGCCATTGACGTACAACTAATAAAGTATCTTGATCATAATGGTGAGCAAGCTCTTAAGATTTGGTAGAAGACAGCTTCACACCATTGTCTCTAGAGATATCATCAAACCATCTTCTCCAACCCCTTCTCACCTCAAAACATATAATCTTTCGTTGTTTGATCAACTTGCTGTGAATGCATACGCGCCTTTTGTAGCATTTTACCCAAGCACGAGGATTTATCAAAGCTCACATGATAAAACGGTTGAGCTGAAGAACTCCTTGTCGCATACCTTAAGTCGGTATTATCCGTATGCTGGTAGGCTAGCCAAAGCTGGTCCAACGTACGTTGACTGCAATGACGACGGAGTTGAGTTCATTGAAGCAAGCAACGACGGTCCACTCTCGGACTTCCTCCACCGGTCAGCCCATGAAGATCTAGATCAACTATTTCCAGATGATCTGATATGGTACAAGTCAAACCACAAAGCTCATACTGATGAAAACGAAAGAACTTCACCGTTGTCCGTTCAAGTCAACCATTTTTCATGCGGAGGAGTTGCCGTTGCAGTATCTCTGTCTCACAAGATTGCAGATGCAAGCAGTATTTTGAATTTCCTCAAAGACTGGGCTACAGTTACACGATCTCGTGGGGAGCATCGTGATCTATCGCACATCAATCCTCATTTTCTTTCTTACAAGACTAGAAACATTAAGTTGCCTAAAAATATGCCTGATAGACCACAAGGTGACTATGTCACGAGGAGTTTTGTGTTTCCCAACTCAAAGATAAACGACCTCAAAGCCAAGATCACAAACATGACCATGGAATCTG is a window of Lactuca sativa cultivar Salinas chromosome 1, Lsat_Salinas_v11, whole genome shotgun sequence DNA encoding:
- the LOC111900192 gene encoding acylsugar acyltransferase 3; this encodes MVSKLLRFGRRQLHTIVSRDIIKPSSPTPSHLKTYNLSLFDQLAVNAYAPFVAFYPSTRIYQSSHDKTVELKNSLSHTLSRYYPYAGRLAKAGPTYVDCNDDGVEFIEASNDGPLSDFLHRSAHEDLDQLFPDDLIWYKSNHKAHTDENERTSPLSVQVNHFSCGGVAVAVSLSHKIADASSILNFLKDWATVTRSRGEHRDLSHINPHFLSYKTRNIKLPKNMPDRPQGDYVTRSFVFPNSKINDLKAKITNMTMESGEPIMNPTRAEALTWLIHKCAVAAACKTKSGIFKPTGVGQVMSIRNNLVEQLPETSIGNLYLLMEFPTRDESDLTPHNIIGELRKRKKEFRSIKNTETALGIVSEMCSDHTAMLETTKRLDDYYIYTVINRFPTYGIDFGWGKPIKVTVGGVVKNLIIMMNTPNGDGIETLLSLDGQDMKIIQNDPELLAFC